acaggggattgtgggctcccctgctggacaactacttccattggaaagtgtgagtcgggatgggggcagatcagactaggcagggctgttacacctgtgggcctcatgtgggctagataagggaagggccacggtgggctgactgttctgaccggtgcaagcaaaaattagagtgggtgagggttggctcggcttagctgcagcattagctgccagaggctggcactgggagctaattctgtcaagtcaaataccagaaccacctggagagtgcataatctgggagtgggtgtggcctagaacggtaataatgggcacctccctcggggtcaccattctcactggacagcatgaaaaccaggacaggggcaggggtggctagacagaaaggcacctgccagtaggtgtatgggctggatagtaggttggttgggttgaactaggcttcaatgcccattgacatgtgcgagagctaaatgggatgtgggacagactggacaagcatGTGGTAAagactggcaagcatgggaaccagggtagggggcagaactggtggaggttatggggagtctgccccaactaggctgcagctccccctggtttgcgtgaggaccgagtatgaaatgggtaggatcaagctggactacaacacctgttggttcacgaggaagacagggctggaaacagaacggacccagaaatcgcaacgaccagcatgtgcataagctgattggtgtgacggacggtgttggaccctgtactggcaaacccaagaatcaggtctgggatcatctcagatgaagtttctttggagattcctccaactgacctgctgatcttagaaccccaaccatgaagagactgtcagccagtggactctgaataggtttcattgcgattggaactgagagattggcagcaacccagaactgatgaactatcaaaactgagcaggaccctcggagcgcacctcctgttggggatctgggatgggtgggaggctgggcggggcttttccctgtttctcccctgaccccagatacagggaaaaatggtaatattagtgtggaaacaatggtattacccactttcaccctgtagcccttgaccctttgtaccctaatcaagtaagtaagattattaaaaaataataaaaagaaaataagcctgTTCTAGAGGGACATTTATTCAAAGCTGAGGGGACCTGAGCACTGTGTATGCTGCCCTGCACATGCAGTTACAGCCGGATCTTTCTCTCAAGTGAACCAGCAACAGCTGCCAGGCACTTCTGCAAAGATGAAGCAATTAGGGAGAAAACTGTGTAATAGCCCGTGCTactgcccacctccagccctacAGGCAAAGACTGGCAAAGCTACCCGACAAATGGGAAGGAGCAGCTTGAAACTTCAGACAGGGAAGTAATGAGATCGGCCACCAGATCCAATCTTGGGTGGTGAGCTGAGCATAGTTCTTCCCGGTCATCAAGTTACAGATACCAGCTTGTCTCAGAGGGAAGAGAAACACAGTCTCTGGATGACACTCACCGAAAAACAGACGGATTATTTCAACTCCAAGGTAGAGGAAGAGCATCACCACATCCAGGATGAGATTGGCTGTCGGGTACGGCAGCAGGAGCCCTGCCGACAACGAAGTCAAGGTTGGCAAGCAACACGGAACAGTGCCCATGAGAACCGTCACAGCCCAGGGACTAGGAGGGCATCCTGAGACAAAGCCACAGAAATGTTGACTCGGGGCATGACTGTCTCCAGGAGGCAAGCTCTTTATTGTGGAGTTTTACAGTCCTAACTcctgggccagcacagtggcataacacGCTaataaccctctgcctgcaacaccacaatcccatatgggtcctgagtcccagctactccgcttctgatccagctccctgcttgtagcctgggaaagcagcaacaaatgaaccaagtccttgagaccctgaacacacatgggagacccagaagaagctcctggctttggatcagctcagctccagctgtttgggccatggggggtggggtggaaatGAAggtctttttatatatatatatatatatatatatatatatatatatatatatatatatatatatatatatctgtaaacctgcccttcaaataaaaatacatctatatttcTAATTCCTAGCATCAGAAGTCCTTGGGGATTTCCCTCTCCAGAACGACTAGATGTACATAGGCCACTGAATAGCTTCTAGGGGTGACCAACAGGCTTCAAGCCCCCCAGTTCACCAGAGCCGTGATGGGAGAAGAACCCCATGGAGACGCCCCCATTTCCCAAGCCGTTCTGGGCGTAGGGCTtcctttgagccattctccaagAACCCCTCGGAAGAAACTTTTGCCTTGCaggcaggaaaaatgaaaaaacttgCACTAGGCCCTTGGGAGGTGCTGGCTCTGGGATGTGAGGTTAGGATGCCGGGCCAGCAGAAGTCAGCCGCCAAGCCTTACCTTTATAGAGGAATATGAAGAGTTCCAGCAGGAAGTAAGTGGCATAATACCACCCGTTCAGAAAGAACAGGATCTCCAGTGGGGTGGAGGACAACCGTTTACCTGCCAAGAGAGCACCGGCAAGTGGCACGGGCAGAAGCGCGACCAAGCTGCCAGGGGTCTGGGTTTGAAGCAGGCAGCACAAGGATGCGATAGAGGGACGGGGCTGCTGGTCGCGAGGTGGCGGGGTGAGGGGTCAGCGTGTGGCGGCCGTTTCCTTCCAGCAATCATCGTCAAGCCAAAAGCTAACTCACAGGATGCCGCGCCTGGAAGGCACTGACCCCGTCGCTACGTGGACGGGAGCACAGGTGCGCAAGGGGTGCGCAGGCGAGTGGGCCTAGAAGACGCCCAGCCCGTAAGACCCCCCAACCTGGAGACCCTCCGGGCACCGGGAGGTGCGCGGGGCAACAAAACTCTTCTCCGACCACGTGAGGACCAACGGTCCTAACGCCTCAGAACGGAGGGTTAAGGCCGAACTCCGGGAGAGAAGCAGGCAACGGGCAGACGGAGGCTTAGACAGACCGGCGGCTCACACACCTCCGGAAGCTCACCTCGCGACGCCATCTCCAGTCCCCATGGAGACTGCGAGCGCCCCGAGAGCCGCTCCCGGGGCAGCAAGGCGCTGCCGGAAGCGGCGGACAGAGCGGCCGGGGCCGCTGGCCTCTCTTCCGGCTGGCAGTACTCTATGGTTGTGCGCGGAGCCCAGGTGATGGCGGGGCTGCGCGTGCGCGGGATGGGGGTCGGCGTGATGTCCACCAGCCTCCGGGACGGGGCGGCCCCGGGGGACAGGACGTCGGGACGAGGTCGCCCTGGCAGCTGTGTGGTTCCCAGACTGGGGATGAGAGCCCCTGTGGGCGACGGTCCGGTGCAGTGTGCTACAGTTGGGGAGTTGTGTGCCAGATAAAACCGTTAGGAGCCGGAAAACAGCCTTCATTCCAGGAGCACGCATAAATAACGTTCGAAGGTGAACGGCGAGCCGCCGATTGCAGCGGACGTGAGGGGGACAAAGAGCCTGCCCGGTTGGGAGAGCACAGTGGCGACTTGGCTTCCAGACCACTGTCAGATTGGGGCCCACAGGAAACGCGGCTGTTTCAAACcttctggaaggaaagtgggtgCCCCTGAGTGCTGAGCTGTGAGTTAGGCAGTAGTTGTCACTTCTCCTAGATTTTGAGGGAAGGGGCAGAAGCAATTCTTTGATCCcatagcgtgtgtgtgtgtgtgtgtgtgtgtgtgcaaggccCTTCTGGCTCCAGGGTGGGACAGCCTGGGAACTAGCGGGTAAATACCCACTGATGACCCTCCTGCACCTGCACCCTGTCTCACTGTCAGAACTCCAGGGCAAACGGGAGGGCACTTCTGCGGGGTCCCCTTCGCAAAGCCCAGGGCAAACTTGGAAGGGCTCCAGATCCTACAACCCCTGTCTCCAAGGCTGGCGGACAGGAAACCCCAGGCAAGTTCCTACTCTGGACCTCGGAAGCAAGATGGGCTAGCGTTTGGTTTTGACTATAAGTGTTTTTAGGAAAAAACTacataatgtgtatttttaaaaaaggatttatttgtttgaaactcaAAGTCACAGAGgtagagggagagatcttccatctgctgactcactccccagatggcacaggctgggtcaggggaaaccaggagcttcctctgagtctcccacatggatggcaggggcccaaccaatggggccatcctctgctgcttttcccagtccgTTCGTCTCggagagttgggtcagaagtggagcagcaggcatgGAGCGGTCCTCACCCTCCACCCGCTGGGATcaaatatgggtgccggttgtaatcccggcagctccacttcccatccagcttcctgcttgtagcccaggaaagcagtcaaggacggtccaaagccttgggaccctgcaccggtgtgggagacctggaagaagctcctggctcctggctttggatcagctcagctccaaccattgtggtttcttggggagtgaattagtggatggaagatctttctgtctttccttctctctgtaaatctgactttccaataaaaataaacaaatctttaaaaataaaaagaagtagcgcagccaggtcttgaaccggCGCTCGCAGAAGATGCTAGCATTAGAAGCAGTAGCTTTCTCTAACACCATGTCAgcggccccctcccccacagTGTGTATTGCTTTCATGCTCTAATGGAGGTTGACTTGTTAGAAATAGTGACCATGTGGCCCCCAGCCTTCAGTGCCATCTGGCCCTTTGAAAGCAAAACCTGACTGACCATGTCAGAGAATGCCATTCAACCGCACAGCTGCCACAAGGAAGCAGACCAGACTGCAGCACAGCCAAGAGCTAGAGTCTCCTCGAGGCAGCCTGGGTGTGGGAGTGATTTCAGCATGGCAGCTCCAGTCCTGTGGCACGCCATGGTTGAAGCACCCAAGGTAAAGGActcagcaccttttttttttattgcaaagtcagatgtatagagatgggagggcagacagaaagatcttccatccaatgattcactccccaagtgaccgcaacagccagtgctgcgccaatccaaagtcaggagctaggagtttcctccaggtctcccatgcaggtgcagggtcccaaggctttgggccgtcctccactgctttcccaggctacaagcagggagttggatgggaagtggggctgccaagattagaaccagtgcccatatggtatcttggcacattcaaggtgaggactttagctgctgggcactgtgctgggcccttttttaGACCTCCCTTTCCTGGGGAGAGAGATACTGTGCTGTTGTCACCACTGGTCATGTTGATGACCCACAGAAGTGCTTGGATCCTCAGTGTCATGATGTTTCAGTCAGCAAGACCACGCAGGGACACTTGGGGCCCAGGCTGGTGCCTGGCCTTCACAGGATCCTtcagaatatatatgtatttgagagagagagatctgcgtGCTGGTTCACCCTTCCCCAGAGCCCATGCTGgtcaaggctgagccaagctgaagccaggagccaggattccccCACTTGGGTTGAAGGGGCCCAGTGctgtgaaccatcctctgctacctcccatggtatgcaatggcaggaagctgaaattaggcggatctgggacttgaactcgggCACTcggaaatgggatgcaggcatgccaGGCAGCATCTCAgcagctgcaccaaatgcccgcCCCAGTTACAGACACGTACCACTTTAAAGAAAGCTTCTTGCTTTCCTAGCTTACCGCAAGCGTGATGATGTGTTTTCTTGAAcgttttctctgcatctattgagacagTTTTGTGATCTGCTGTGATGAATTGTTTTTTCAAAGGTGTAACTGATCTTTCCATCCGGGGAGAAAATTCATTTTGTTACGATGTTGTGCATAAGAAAGCCATTGTGGAGGCTGGGGCTTCTGTCCTTGGAGAGAGCCCAGTTTGCAAGGTGGATGCCTGGCTGGTGCTGCAGAATTGGATTTTTGCAAGGGCTCACACCAGTCCAAAGTGGTGAGGCCCCTGTTGAGGCTGAGCACATTACACAACAGCCTATACCACTACAGCCTATACCACTACAGCCTATACCACTACAGCCTACACCACTACAGCCTATACCACTACAGCCTATACCACTACAGCCTATACCACTACAGCCTACACCACTACAGCCTATACCACTACAGCCTATACCACTACAGCCTATACCACTACAGCCTATACCACTACAGCCTACACCACTACAGCCTATACCACTACAGCCTACACCACTACAGCCTATACCACTACAGCCTATACCACTACAGCCTATACCACTACAGCCTATACCACTACAGCCTATACCACTACAGCCTATACCAGcaccagtgccagctgctctccttctctctggctcCCTGATGATGCAACTGGGgaaagcccctgcacccacatgggagaccccgatggagtcccaggctcttagcttcagcctggcccagccgtggcctttatggccattcggggagtaagccagtggatgcaagctctgtcttcccctctgattctgcctttcaaataaactttcttttaaatttaaattttattttactttatttaattttttaaaaatttttattgaaaagtcacatatgggcccggcggcgtggcctagcagctaaagtcctcgccttgaacaccccaggatcccatatggacacgagttctaatcccggcagctccacttcccatccagctccctgcttgtggcctgggaaagcagttgaggacggcccaaagctttgggaccctgcacccgcgtgggagacccggaagaggttcctggttcccagcatcggattggcgcagaaccggccattgtggtcacttggggagtgaatcatcagatggaggatcttcctctctgtctctcctcctttctgtatatctgactttgtaataaaaataaataaatctttaaaacaaaaaaagaaattcagatatgccgagaggaggagagacagagaggaagatctttcatgcattgattcactcatcaagcagccacaacagctggaactgaactgagccgatctgaagccaggagccaggagcctcttccgggtctcccatgaggatgcagggtcccaaggctttgggccatcctcaactgctttcccaggtcacaaacagggagctggatgcgaagtggggctgccaggatatgaactgtcacctatatgggatcccagagcaagcaagatgaggactttaagcTTCTAGGctatagcacttttttttttaagtggctcATAGTGCCTAAACTGTACAAACAGTAGGATGTCTGTGGAATGCCTGTCTGAAAGTCTGAAATTTAGGCACATTGTGGACAGAGGGTATCTCTGGTTCCTAGTGGAAACCTTGGACATGGAATCTCCAGGTAGCTGCCCCGGCAGAAGACATTCCATCTGCATTGGTAGAATGTGGTGCCGGTGGAACAAAGCACGTTGTGTGTGACTCTACCGGGAGACGGCCGGAAGCTTACTCCTGGCTTCCGCTGGACTGCACCCCGTAtgcattttcccttttctgtgtATTCTGTCACTGTGCTAAATTGTCACTGTGAGGATACGTGGATACCAAGTCCTGCAAGTCTTCCTGGCAGGTCCGCAGACCTGGGTGTGATCTTGGGGCCCTTGCATAGATCTTTTTACCTATCACTAGAGTTGATTTGCTGATACTTAGTATGTACATAGGAGAGATGGGTCTTCAGTGTTCCCTTCTTGTAAGGACTTTCTTGTATCAAAGACAGGgtggggcaagcatttggtgtagcagttaaggtgtCATTCTGAGggttgggtgttgtggcacaattggaGTGCTTGGTAGTGAATCCCACCGCTGCTTCCGGTCCAGCCTTCTGCTGCTGTACCTGGGAGTtatcatgtggcagacccagtgtctcagttcctgccacccccagTGGAGCCctgggaggagttcctggctcctggcttcagcctggacccaCAGTGGCTTtggcaagcatttgaggagtgaatcaacaggtggaaaatCTGTTTGTCTTTCCCACAAagtatttcaagtattttttcaagtgtttttttttttttaagacaaatttattttgtgtAAGAAATTTTGAGGGGCTGATAGTGTGGCACGGtgggttaagcagccacctgcgatgccagcatcccatataggtcttagtttgtgtctcagctgctctgcttcagatccagctccctgctaatgtgcctgggaaatgcagtggtGAACAAAAATGTGCTTGGGCATCTGAATCCACGTGCAAAACCTgatagaagtttctggttcctggctttggcgaAGTCCAggcctgaccactgtggccatttggggaatcaactaGCATATGCtagatgtctttctctttctccctgtctctctactCCCATGTCACTTGtttaaatcaataattaaataacaatttctttaaaagaaattatgaaatCTGTGCAGTTTTTTATATCTTACatgaacttttttgttttgttttgtttatttgaaagagttaaagtgacaaagggagagacagaattttttttctgctgcttcactcccaaaatggccaagaCAACTAGGActacgccaggctgaagccaggagccaggggctgcttccaggtctccaatgtgggtacagaggtccaagcacttgggctgtcccccTCAGCTtgcccaggtgcagcagcagggagctgcaggggaagtggagcagcctagactgcGGGCTCGACTGAGTGGGCACCTGCACTGCAGGCTGAGACTTGCCCCAGTAGCCTCAGCCCGGCTCCCAGTGAGGAACGCTGGAACGGGAAGGAAGTGTGAAGACTGACCCGTCATCTGTGTGCAACTTTTCCCACAGTTAGGAAGTACTCCATCTTTCCCTCTGAGAATGATGTAGTTATTTCATGGCTGAGCTCTGTCAGGTAGAGGAAGTTCTTTTTGAAGGTTGGAAATAGCGTTTTACTGTGAATGGGTGGGTGTTGAGTTTTGTCACAGATTCAACTATTTTATGATCAAATTCTTCTTTGATTGTATCGGTTTGATACATGTCATGTAGGAATTCTTAGATGGTTAACAAGCCTTATATTCCTGAGCTTAATCCAATTTGATTAGATGCAGTCTGCCTTTTCTAGGCTGCCTGGTTCAATTTATTAAAGTTCTAAGGATTTTTTCCAACTCTGTTCAGAAGGGATATTGGCttatataattttgttttctaaaaatctgAGCATTTAAGATATTTGTAAGAATAGAAGGAATGCAAGAGCAATTAGAACTTCATAATACAACTCAGAGGTGTATTATGACACAGAGGTTTCATGTTCATCTTACAATTAAGCTTCCTCCAATTCTTTTTCtcatctcatttttaaagatttatttatttttattgcaaagtcagatatacagagaagagagacagagaggaagatcttccgtccaatggttcactcaccaagtgactgcaacggctggaactgtgccgatccgaagccaaaagccaggagcttcttccgggtctcccacacgggtgcagggtcccaaggctttgggccatcctcaactgctttcccaggccacaagcagggagctggatgggaagcagggccaatgggattagaaccggcgcccatatgggatcccggtgcgttcaaggcaaggactttagctgctgggccacccaCAGCGCCTGGTCCCCTTTTCTCACCTTGCAGGGGCATTAGCCAGTAATTACTGCTTTCATGGAAAGCCCACTGCGTTGGAGATCACTGTATCTTTATGTTTCTTGGCATTGTCATCAGCAGTTTTCTGTAAAACTGCACTCCACTCAAATGGAAAGAGCCCA
The sequence above is a segment of the Ochotona princeps isolate mOchPri1 chromosome 4, mOchPri1.hap1, whole genome shotgun sequence genome. Coding sequences within it:
- the TMEM216 gene encoding transmembrane protein 216 isoform X2 gives rise to the protein MASRGKRLSSTPLEILFFLNGWYYATYFLLELFIFLYKGLLLPYPTANLILDVVMLFLYLGVEIIRLFFARASRPPAGDSMGYV